Genomic window (Oryza sativa Japonica Group chromosome 3, ASM3414082v1):
ACTCTTTCTCAAGAAAACAAACTCAAGGGAGGCATTCCCCTCTGGATGTAGAGCAGATCTAACATCAGAATAATCGGAACACAGTAATGTGGCACAAACTGGTCATTTTGTCTCGTCTATAGAAAACTAGGAATGTAGTCATGTTACATCTCAGATCTTGAAGCAGCTAAAATTCGGTCGCTTTCTCGTAAGCAGTGACCTAGCTTGAAATTTAGTCTAATCAAGAGTACTCCTCCATTGACATGTGAATTCTTTCGTTTGTTCTTGTGTAAATACCCGAGCGGTGAACATTGAAGGTAAAGAAAAGACCAAGCCTGGGGATCATTCTGCATATTTTGTTACCTCCCATTATTGTGATTGTTATGCATCATAATCGTTGCAGATCCTGAAGATGTGCGGTAATTATTGATGTAGAGGTAGGCACAACTGGAAAAGAAAATTGGTAAATAGCTGGCCACTCCATTTTTTATGGAAGCTGTCATCATAGTTATGGTTGATGTACACCAGCCGTGAATCCTGTGGTGATTACTGGCTACCGATTCATGGAGGAGTTTGATTGATGGCGTTCTTATTGAATATTTGGATAGGACGTATGCACGTACATTTGTCTCAAGAAAATACTTGCGTAGTAATGTATTAAATTTTTAGCGGCCTTTACGGATGGCAACGGGTCGGGTCGGGCACGGGTAGAGCAAAACCATGCCTGAACCCATGCCCGTCGTCGCCCGTCCAAACCCTACCCACTAGGGTTAGCGGGCAAAACTCTGTGCCCGCACCCATGCCCGACGGGCACTGGTATACCTGACGGGTACCCAATGGATCTCACATGAATAGTAACTCGAAAGATACATAATTtaacaaagagaaataaaatcaaCAATTTACCAATTTATCAGTTAtcaacaataatttgaattacatcacaacttattAGTATTAGTTAGTATCACAAATGAATCAAGAGAAGGGGGTATAAGAATTAAGAGATAAGTCgaaattagctaatacatatgtatcgAGTCGGGCATGGGTTACCCATAGGCAAAAAATGAAACCCGGCTGTTGCCCACGATGTCTACGGATTTCGGGCGGGCGTGTCCACAGGTAAAAAATCACACCCACGCCCATGCCCATTGGGTCGGGTATCCGCGGGTACCCGACCCATGGGCAAAATTGCCATCCCTTACCAATGAAAGTTATATATGAAAGGCTAAATTTatgggtaaaacttttatatatgttctAGCCAATACccaaaaataaactacgataaaaaaacatcaaaatcattTTAAAATTTAGTGGCATTTGGAGATTACCTATCAAAGTTATACATGAAAGGCTAACTTTATgggtaaaactatatatatatgttgtagcTAATAccgaaaaataaactacgataaaaaaacatcaaaatcaatttaaaatttaattaagaaatagattacgatgaaaaaacatcaaaacaaatttaaaattaagttttaaagtTTAAATGTTAGTTACGGTTGATAAGCTAAAGAGGCTGATGGAGTGTCTATAAATATAGTGCGTGTTTGGCACGAACATATGTGCGTGTAGCTAGCTGATCAGTGACTCGAGGCCGGGGCACATGGCGTCGGCGAtcgtcgacgtcgccggagGCGGCCGGCAGCAAGCCCTCGACGGCTCGAACCCGGCGGTGGCACGGCTGCGTCAGCTCATCGGCGGCGGCCAAGAATCGTCGGATGGGTGGAGCAGGTGCTGGGAGGAAGGCGTGACGCCGTGGGATCTCGGCCAGCGGACGCCGGCCGTTGTCGAGCTGGTGCACTCCGGGaccctccccgccggcgacgccaccaCCGTCCTCGTCCCCGGCTGCGGCGCCGTACGTGTTCAAACTAGCtaacgtcgtcgtcgtctccccaTCGTTCAAACTACTATAGCTAGTATTTTGCTCTTCAGCTTATGAACtgtaactaaaatttaaaatttaatgttCTTTTTATCGTTTTTGTTTGCGTGGTTTATTTGAATTTCCATCTCTCCAACACTCGTACTTACGTACGTGTGCAGGGATACGATGTGGTTGCACTGTCCGGCCCCGGCCGCTTCGTCGTCGGCCTCGATATCTGTGACACGGCCATCCAGAAGGCGAAGCAGCtggtaatttaatttatttaactAAATCTATTCTCATCAAACAATTGTGCAAATAGGGTAACAAAATGCATGAATTAATTTtggcagtcggcggcggcggcggcggcggctgacggcggcgacgggagcaGCAGCTTCTTCGCCTTCGTCGCCGACGATTTCTTCACGTGGGAGCCGCCGGAGCCGTTCCATCTCATCTTCGACTACACGTACGTAATTGTACcatgtttgtttattttgtaCTAGTTTAATCAAAGATTTACGTGTTGCTTTCATAACTCTTTAATTACTTTTTGAACGAATTTTAACTCTTTAATTATTGGTGCTTCATTAAAAATTTCAGATTCTTCTGTGCTCTGCATCCGTCGATGAGGCCAGCATGGGCGAAGAGAATGGCCGACCTGCTACGACCGGACGGAGAGCTCATCACCCTCATGTATTTGGTAATTAATCGACGGTATCAACAtgtctaaaaataataataatatcagCCCCGATAAGAACTAACCAAAATTAACCTGATTTTCTAAATTTGTTCCTTCATTACATATTTACATATGCATGCAGGCTGAAGGACAAGAGGCCGGGCCACCATTCAATACAACAGTGCTCGAGTAAGATCATGCATATTGATCTTTGTacaaatgaaaaatgaaaaaaaaatagatgtcACTTGATCATCAGAAAAATAAATCCGCTTTCCCATATAGTTATATGTTCCACAGACACGTAACTGTTCTCCAGTATATAGAAATCTGATCACAAGTCTGCTATACCATGCATCATGCAGTTACAAGGAGGTGCTGAACCCGTTGGGTTTAGTCATTACTTCTATCGAGGACAATGAAGTCGCAGTTGAACCACGAAaggtgattagttaacaaagaACATGAATTATTACATATCACCATattgcattaacattatttgcttattaaaaaaacatttcgGTTCTACTTTACTCAACTCATGGCCTATAACATCTGCTGTATGTATGGAGTAGtagttactactccctctgttttagattataagacattttgactttagtcaaaatcaaattgttttaagtttgactaagtttatagacaaatatagtaatatttataatactaaattagttttatcaaatcaacaattgaatatacttttataataaatttgtcttgggttgaaaatgttactactttttttataaaattggtcaaactttaaacactttgactttgactaaagtcaaaacgtcttataacctgaaacggagggagtagttagctA
Coding sequences:
- the LOC4334753 gene encoding probable thiol methyltransferase 2 yields the protein MASAIVDVAGGGRQQALDGSNPAVARLRQLIGGGQESSDGWSRCWEEGVTPWDLGQRTPAVVELVHSGTLPAGDATTVLVPGCGAGYDVVALSGPGRFVVGLDICDTAIQKAKQLSAAAAAAADGGDGSSSFFAFVADDFFTWEPPEPFHLIFDYTFFCALHPSMRPAWAKRMADLLRPDGELITLMYLAEGQEAGPPFNTTVLDYKEVLNPLGLVITSIEDNEVAVEPRKGMEKIARWKRMTKSD